From one Erinaceus europaeus chromosome 4, mEriEur2.1, whole genome shotgun sequence genomic stretch:
- the HMGN4 gene encoding high mobility group nucleosome-binding domain-containing protein 4 isoform X2, translating into MPKRKAKGDAKGDKVKVKHEPQRRSARLSAKPAPPKPEPKKNPTKKGEKLPKGKKGKTDGGKDVNTPAKSPDISTAQSQKTEGTEDAK; encoded by the coding sequence ATGcccaaaagaaaagcaaaaggagaTGCTAAAGGTGACAAAGTAAAGGTGAAGCATGAGCCACAGAGGAGGTCAGCACGGTTGTCTGCTAAGCCTGCGCCTCCAAAACCAGAACCAAAAAAGAACCctacaaagaaaggagagaagcttcccaaagggaagaaggggaaaacCGATGGTGGAAAAGATGTCAACACTCCCGCAAAAAGCCCAGATATCTCCACAGCCCAATCACAGAAGACAGAAGGCACTGAAGATGCCAAGTAA
- the HMGN4 gene encoding high mobility group nucleosome-binding domain-containing protein 4 isoform X1 produces the protein MPDLPITASFSIDRDKEKNTDIRERAEMNGMVPPSDFINIYPPLRGCMRGASGAMDNASDYGSEDSRDRNKSPGWERPAPEAHPPWRGAFQLPQGPLTLRSSAPALRALQSPRRRTAAGRDIKQQKKERVERHHSTTALLPVKCKPCRHSTTCTQ, from the exons ATGCCCGACTTGCCTATCACTGCCAGTTTTTctattgatagagacaaagagaagaataCAGACATCCGGGAGCGTGCAGAAATGAACG GAATGGTGCCGCCGTCGGATTTCATCAATATATATCCTCCGCTAAGGGGCTGCATGCGTGGGGccagtggcgcaatggataacgCGTCTGACTACGGATCAGAAGATTCCAG AGACAGAAACAAGTCTCCCGGTTGGGAGCGCCCAGCCCCGGAAGCGCATCCACCCTGGCGCGGGGCCTTCCAGCTCCCTCAAGGTCCGCTCACTTTGCGGTCGTCTGCACCCGCCCTGCGGGCTCTGCAGTCACCACGCAGGAGGACAGCTGCGGGACGCG atataaaacaacagaaaaaggagagagtggagagacatcacagcactacagCTCTACTCCCTGTGAAGTGTAAGCCCTGCAGGCACTCCACTACTTGCACacaataa